One Chitinophagaceae bacterium C216 genomic window carries:
- a CDS encoding Unsaturated glucuronyl hydrolase, giving the protein MYKKTIVIALSFVIVFSACVAKKQSQTALADEFVKENFSHASVMLKGLLKTANEKFDAERGAYPRTINKEEKLVTTNMYDWTSGFFPGSLWYVYEHTKDETLKAEALKWTEKLEPLQTFTRHHDLGFMMYCSYGNAYRITKNEKYKQLLINGAKSLSTRFNETTGSIKSWNVFRSWHNTDEFYFPVIIDNMMNLEMLFFASKVSGDDHFRKIAIKHAETTMQNHFRPDNSSYHVVCYDSTTGKVLTKQTAQGYADNSTWSRGQAWAIYGFTMTYRETGDPRFLNQAIGLADYFVNNKNLPEDGIPYWDFNAYEQGFTPGARSNARNISVLYRDASAAAITASALLELSTYADASKSKQYKAMAVKILRSLSSDAYRAKPGTNGNFILKHCVGSIPHNSEIDVPLVYADYYFLEALHRYDKLLKGQKLF; this is encoded by the coding sequence ATGTACAAAAAAACGATTGTAATTGCATTATCCTTTGTTATTGTTTTTTCTGCTTGTGTTGCAAAAAAGCAATCCCAAACCGCATTAGCTGATGAGTTCGTGAAGGAAAACTTTTCGCATGCTTCCGTAATGCTGAAAGGACTACTGAAGACGGCTAATGAAAAATTCGATGCAGAAAGAGGGGCTTATCCGCGCACGATAAATAAAGAAGAAAAATTAGTTACCACAAATATGTACGATTGGACATCGGGATTCTTTCCCGGCAGTTTGTGGTATGTATATGAACACACAAAAGACGAGACGTTAAAGGCCGAAGCTTTAAAATGGACCGAAAAATTGGAACCCCTGCAAACTTTTACAAGACATCATGATTTGGGATTCATGATGTACTGTAGCTATGGCAATGCTTACAGAATAACCAAAAATGAAAAATATAAGCAGTTGCTCATCAATGGAGCAAAATCTTTAAGTACGCGATTTAATGAAACCACAGGCTCTATTAAATCGTGGAATGTATTTAGGTCTTGGCATAATACGGATGAATTTTATTTTCCTGTGATTATTGATAATATGATGAATTTGGAAATGCTGTTTTTTGCTTCCAAGGTGTCGGGGGATGACCATTTCAGAAAAATAGCAATTAAACATGCTGAAACAACAATGCAAAATCATTTCAGACCTGATAACAGTTCTTATCACGTAGTATGTTACGACAGTACAACCGGCAAAGTGCTTACCAAGCAAACTGCACAAGGATATGCCGACAATTCTACTTGGAGTCGGGGTCAGGCCTGGGCTATTTATGGCTTTACGATGACTTATCGCGAAACGGGTGATCCGCGCTTTTTAAATCAAGCTATAGGATTGGCCGATTATTTTGTCAATAATAAGAACTTGCCAGAAGATGGTATTCCTTATTGGGATTTTAATGCTTATGAACAAGGGTTTACGCCTGGAGCTCGCTCCAATGCAAGAAATATTTCTGTCTTGTACAGAGACGCATCGGCCGCGGCAATAACAGCCTCTGCATTGCTTGAATTAAGTACTTATGCGGATGCATCGAAAAGCAAGCAGTATAAAGCCATGGCCGTGAAAATTCTGCGTTCCTTGTCTTCGGATGCATACAGGGCTAAACCCGGAACCAATGGCAATTTTATTTTAAAACATTGTGTTGGGAGTATTCCGCATAATTCTGAAATTGATGTTCCCTTGGTATATGCCGACTATTACTTCCTCGAAGCCTTACACCGATATGATAAATTGTTAAAAGGGCAGAAACTTTTTTAA
- the lysU gene encoding Lysine--tRNA ligase, heat inducible has product MSVQQLSEQEIIRREKLQKLRAAGIDPYPAPLFPVTHYSEDIKKNFSEETKDQFAEVSVAGRIMSINDKGKVFFIKIQDKQGIFQLYVKRDELYPGEDKSEWDTLVKHGLDLGDFIGASGYVFITKTGETSLHTKQLTLLAKSLKPLPVVKRDEQGNVFDEVTDPEFRYRQRYADLVINPSVKEVFVKRTKMINSIREFLNERGALEVDTPVLQSIPGGAAARPFITHHNALDIPFYLRIANELYLKRLIVGGFDWVYEFSRNFRNEGMDRTHNPEFTVLEFYVAYKDYFWMMETTEQLLEKVALDVNGTTDVTVGDNTISFKAPFPRVSIYDAIKEHTGIDISNMDEAALRKVCNDLGIHVDNTMGKGKLVDKIFGEKCEHHYIQPTFIIDYPVEMSPLTKKHRSKAGLVERFELMVNGKEIANAYSELNDPLEQRERFEEQAKLLERGDEEAMYIDYDFLRALEYGMPPTAGIGFGIDRLCMLMTNQSSIQDVLFFPQMRPEKMD; this is encoded by the coding sequence ATGAGTGTGCAACAATTATCGGAACAAGAAATTATCAGAAGAGAAAAATTGCAAAAATTAAGGGCTGCCGGTATTGATCCTTATCCCGCACCCTTATTTCCGGTAACTCACTATTCCGAAGATATTAAAAAGAACTTTTCTGAAGAGACCAAAGATCAGTTCGCGGAAGTAAGTGTCGCCGGCCGTATCATGAGCATCAATGATAAGGGCAAGGTGTTTTTTATAAAAATTCAGGATAAACAGGGCATTTTTCAATTATACGTAAAACGGGATGAGCTATATCCCGGTGAGGATAAAAGTGAGTGGGATACACTGGTAAAGCACGGATTGGATTTGGGTGATTTTATCGGAGCTTCTGGATATGTATTTATTACTAAAACCGGAGAAACCTCTCTGCACACAAAACAACTTACGCTTTTGGCCAAATCTTTAAAACCGTTACCGGTTGTAAAGCGCGATGAGCAGGGAAATGTATTCGACGAAGTCACCGACCCAGAATTCCGTTATCGTCAGCGTTATGCCGATTTGGTTATTAATCCTTCGGTAAAAGAAGTTTTTGTAAAACGCACAAAAATGATCAACTCCATCCGCGAGTTTTTGAACGAACGCGGAGCTTTGGAGGTAGATACTCCGGTTCTACAATCTATTCCGGGTGGTGCTGCTGCAAGACCATTTATTACCCATCACAATGCCTTAGATATTCCTTTCTATCTGCGTATTGCTAATGAATTATATCTAAAACGCCTGATTGTGGGTGGCTTTGACTGGGTATACGAGTTCAGCCGCAACTTCAGAAACGAAGGAATGGACCGTACGCACAATCCAGAGTTTACCGTTTTGGAATTCTATGTGGCCTATAAGGATTATTTCTGGATGATGGAAACTACCGAACAACTTTTGGAAAAAGTAGCGCTGGATGTGAACGGTACCACCGATGTTACTGTGGGTGATAATACTATTTCTTTCAAAGCACCATTCCCGCGTGTATCCATTTATGATGCTATTAAAGAGCACACCGGCATTGATATCAGCAATATGGATGAAGCCGCATTGAGAAAAGTTTGTAACGACTTAGGCATTCATGTGGATAATACCATGGGTAAAGGAAAATTGGTGGACAAAATCTTCGGTGAAAAATGTGAACACCACTACATTCAGCCCACATTCATCATCGATTATCCTGTAGAAATGAGCCCACTTACCAAAAAACACCGTTCAAAAGCCGGACTGGTAGAACGTTTTGAGCTGATGGTAAACGGTAAAGAGATTGCCAATGCATACAGTGAGCTGAACGACCCACTGGAACAACGCGAGCGTTTCGAAGAACAGGCAAAATTGCTCGAGCGCGGCGATGAAGAGGCCATGTATATCGATTACGATTTTTTGCGTGCTCTGGAATACGGTATGCCTCCAACTGCGGGAATCGGTTTTGGAATCGACAGATTATGTATGTTGATGACCAATCAATCATCGATACAGGATGTACTATTCTTCCCTCAGATGAGACCCGAAAAGATGGATTAA
- the mro_1 gene encoding Aldose 1-epimerase: MQVLVNAIVYIADMKNKLLAVKSGFILRLSGVLASLLWTLVMHAQSVPHPYLNPQKFEKEINGKKTGIAFLKNKKGMTVAITNFGARLVSVIVPDKTGNPVDVVVGFNSIDAYIQAVGRNYGATVGRYANRMAKGQFTLDGTTYQLPLNNNGNNIHGGPNGFNEQVWDWVEKSDRAVTLAYLSKDGENGFPGNLKVQITFSLNDQNELKIAYTAETDKKTVLNLTNHSYFNLEGGGSVTGYQVYINADHYTPVNEAMIPTGEIVPVTNTPFDLRKPTIISSVVDAPHPQLKYGGGFDHNFVLNKQKGGKTPELAATAYSPKTGILMKVFTTEPGIQFFTANTLKGVDKDRNGKPINAREAFCFETQHFPDAPNHPNFPSTVLSPGEQFQSVTIYQLLTQ; encoded by the coding sequence TTGCAGGTTCTTGTAAATGCGATTGTGTATATTGCCGATATGAAAAATAAATTGCTTGCCGTAAAATCCGGATTTATATTGCGTTTATCAGGCGTTTTAGCCAGTTTGTTGTGGACATTAGTGATGCATGCGCAAAGCGTACCCCATCCTTATCTCAATCCTCAAAAGTTTGAAAAAGAAATAAATGGTAAAAAAACCGGGATTGCTTTTCTGAAAAATAAGAAGGGCATGACGGTGGCCATTACCAATTTTGGAGCACGTTTGGTAAGTGTCATTGTTCCCGACAAAACAGGAAACCCTGTAGACGTAGTAGTGGGATTTAATTCGATTGATGCATACATTCAGGCTGTGGGCCGAAATTATGGAGCTACTGTAGGAAGATATGCCAATCGTATGGCAAAAGGACAATTTACACTAGATGGCACTACCTATCAGCTACCACTCAACAATAACGGAAACAATATTCATGGAGGCCCTAATGGTTTTAACGAACAGGTTTGGGACTGGGTGGAAAAGTCAGATCGCGCAGTAACCCTTGCCTATCTTTCAAAAGACGGGGAGAACGGATTTCCAGGAAATCTAAAAGTGCAGATAACTTTTTCGCTCAATGATCAAAATGAGTTAAAAATTGCCTATACTGCCGAAACGGATAAGAAGACTGTTCTAAATCTTACTAATCATAGCTATTTTAATCTCGAAGGAGGAGGTTCGGTAACCGGATATCAGGTATATATCAATGCGGATCATTACACTCCCGTTAACGAAGCGATGATTCCTACCGGAGAAATTGTACCGGTAACCAATACTCCATTTGATTTAAGAAAGCCCACTATTATCAGCAGTGTAGTAGATGCACCTCATCCGCAATTAAAATATGGAGGTGGGTTTGATCACAATTTTGTTTTGAACAAACAAAAAGGCGGTAAAACACCCGAATTGGCCGCAACAGCCTACAGTCCCAAAACCGGGATATTAATGAAAGTTTTTACTACCGAGCCCGGGATACAGTTTTTTACCGCAAACACTTTGAAAGGTGTAGATAAGGATCGTAACGGAAAACCTATTAATGCCCGGGAAGCATTTTGTTTTGAAACCCAACACTTCCCGGACGCACCCAATCATCCCAACTTTCCATCAACCGTCTTATCCCCTGGCGAGCAATTTCAGTCTGTAACGATTTATCAGCTGCTTACTCAGTAA
- the iolG_2 gene encoding Inositol 2-dehydrogenase/D-chiro-inositol 3-dehydrogenase: MNSRRKFIYQTSALALGSLALQSFNSKNFSFINKSASDTIKIGVIGIKGMGWSNTQSILKVPGTQIVALCDVDKSVLDERMTELQKKNIDTSKIKTYGDYRKLLENKDVDVVIIGTPDHWHALMMIDAVAAGKDVYVEKPVGNSIEECKAMVAAQKKYNRIVQAGQWQRSQQHFREAVEFVQSGKLGNIRTVKVCCYQGWMKPAPVVPDSAPPPGVDYKMWLGPAKTRPFNSSRFHFNFRWFWDYAGGLMTDWGVHLMDYALLGMKASLPKTVSALGGKFAYPELAQETPDTLTALYEFDGFNIIWDHAMGIDNGNYNRDHSIAFIGNNGTLVLSRGGWEVIEEKRSENKVLVPFKGRSDNGLDKHMENFVEVLRSRKQSDLNCSIEAGAHIATVCQIGNIAFRSGQKLVWDKAAGKFTDEKINQQYLMAPYHNGYKLPKI, translated from the coding sequence ATGAATAGCCGTAGAAAATTTATTTATCAGACATCAGCGCTTGCCCTTGGGTCGTTAGCCCTTCAGTCTTTCAATTCCAAAAATTTTTCCTTCATCAATAAGAGCGCTTCGGATACTATTAAGATTGGCGTTATCGGAATAAAAGGTATGGGGTGGTCCAATACGCAGTCCATCCTAAAAGTGCCGGGGACCCAAATTGTAGCACTATGCGATGTGGATAAATCCGTTCTGGATGAAAGGATGACGGAGCTGCAGAAAAAAAACATTGATACCAGCAAAATCAAAACTTATGGTGATTACCGAAAGCTCCTGGAAAATAAAGACGTGGATGTAGTAATCATTGGTACTCCGGACCACTGGCATGCTCTAATGATGATTGATGCCGTAGCTGCAGGAAAAGATGTATATGTAGAAAAGCCTGTAGGTAACTCTATTGAAGAATGTAAGGCCATGGTGGCGGCACAAAAAAAGTACAATCGCATTGTGCAGGCCGGACAATGGCAACGCAGCCAGCAACATTTTAGAGAGGCTGTTGAATTTGTTCAAAGCGGCAAACTGGGTAATATCAGGACCGTGAAGGTGTGTTGCTATCAAGGCTGGATGAAACCTGCACCTGTGGTACCTGACAGTGCTCCTCCTCCCGGTGTAGACTATAAAATGTGGCTGGGCCCGGCCAAAACAAGGCCCTTCAACAGCAGTCGCTTTCATTTTAACTTCCGCTGGTTCTGGGATTATGCAGGAGGATTGATGACGGACTGGGGTGTACACTTAATGGACTACGCACTTCTGGGTATGAAAGCATCACTTCCCAAAACAGTAAGCGCATTGGGAGGAAAATTTGCCTATCCCGAACTGGCACAGGAAACACCCGATACACTCACCGCACTTTATGAGTTTGACGGCTTCAACATCATCTGGGACCATGCCATGGGTATTGATAACGGCAATTACAACCGCGACCACAGCATCGCCTTTATCGGCAACAACGGAACGCTGGTACTAAGCCGTGGTGGCTGGGAAGTGATTGAAGAAAAACGCAGCGAAAACAAAGTGCTGGTACCTTTCAAAGGCAGGTCTGACAACGGATTGGATAAGCACATGGAAAACTTTGTTGAGGTGCTGCGCTCTCGCAAACAATCAGACCTGAACTGTTCCATTGAAGCCGGAGCCCATATTGCCACTGTGTGTCAAATTGGAAACATCGCTTTCAGAAGTGGCCAGAAATTAGTGTGGGACAAGGCCGCAGGTAAGTTTACTGATGAAAAAATCAATCAGCAATACCTCATGGCTCCTTATCACAACGGTTACAAACTGCCTAAAATTTAA
- the cntO gene encoding Metal-pseudopaline receptor CntO — MRNIVYFLALVWISLISLEVFAQTGFGKITGTVVTEDNQPAEGVTIVIVGTDYATAANARGRFGFNKLNPGNYTLKVSLVGYNDVEKEAVVTEGATTSISIVLGVNARELSEVIVTGRKNGLHTQTASSSLRVQTPLLELPQNVQVITGRVLSEQQIISTSDGLLRNVSGLLRAEHWGDLYTNVNMRGSRVQAFRNGFNVVNSSWGPLTEDMSMVERVEFVKGPAGFMLGTGEPGGLYNVVTKKPTGENKGEVSFAVGSYDLYRGTIDLDRKLTADGKLLFRFNGAYQKKGSFRPFEHNDRISVAPVFSYAFSEKSKLTLEYTLQHAKMTDVGSYYVFSPNGFASLPRNFTLAQPGTEPSKINDHSIYLNYQQQLAQNWKLTIQGAYFYYDQTGGNSWPTAVGPGDYDLDYDGVIDGTLSPNQIIRGYGIWDARSNMKLGQAFVNGEVQTGAIRHRLLLGIDAGKKDYEADWSQSFPLDTPDKPFDVNNPDYGAPANGYPQFDRSLPLSQRAKAGGGTMGQEYVSGYAQDELGFFQNKLRVTLAGRFGYLKQYQWGGAPYQKAHFTPRAGISYSLPGNAYVYTLFDQAFTPQSGILRSGETAKPITGNNIELGIKKDWFGGKWNTTLAAYRILKKNELTADPSNAANENYSIVIGEKEAKGFEFDLRGEILPGFTAIANYAYTISEVTKVAEGVTTLKKGEYVPSFAKNTVNTWLTYTLQRGPLKGFGINGGFTYLAGRVGWGYSMDHPERNMGDYFKLDGGLFWSCKKVSVTANVFNILDKYLYSGSYYTQYWNYPDYNVAAYSWQVDPPRNFRVSVTYRF, encoded by the coding sequence ATGAGAAACATAGTTTACTTTTTGGCTTTGGTGTGGATATCACTAATTAGTTTGGAGGTTTTCGCTCAAACAGGATTTGGAAAAATTACAGGGACTGTTGTTACCGAAGATAATCAACCCGCAGAAGGTGTGACGATTGTGATTGTGGGAACAGATTACGCAACAGCGGCCAATGCTAGAGGCCGCTTTGGCTTTAACAAACTGAATCCGGGAAATTATACCTTGAAAGTTTCTTTGGTGGGATATAATGATGTGGAAAAAGAAGCTGTTGTTACAGAAGGAGCTACCACTTCTATATCCATAGTGCTTGGAGTAAATGCTCGGGAGTTAAGCGAGGTTATTGTAACCGGACGCAAAAACGGGCTGCATACACAAACAGCCTCAAGCTCCTTACGCGTGCAGACTCCTTTACTGGAGTTACCACAAAATGTACAGGTGATTACTGGAAGAGTATTGTCAGAACAGCAGATTATAAGCACCAGCGACGGATTGTTGCGGAATGTTAGCGGATTACTTCGTGCGGAGCACTGGGGTGATTTATATACCAACGTAAATATGCGTGGTTCGCGTGTGCAGGCTTTTCGCAACGGATTTAATGTGGTAAACTCTTCTTGGGGCCCTCTTACAGAAGACATGAGCATGGTAGAGCGCGTGGAATTTGTAAAAGGCCCAGCAGGATTCATGCTGGGAACCGGTGAACCGGGAGGGTTATACAATGTAGTTACGAAAAAACCTACTGGAGAGAATAAAGGAGAAGTGTCCTTTGCGGTGGGCAGTTACGATTTGTACAGAGGAACGATTGATCTGGATAGAAAGTTGACTGCCGATGGAAAACTGTTGTTCCGCTTTAACGGTGCTTATCAGAAAAAAGGCTCTTTCCGTCCCTTTGAGCATAACGACCGTATATCTGTGGCTCCCGTATTCAGTTATGCATTTTCTGAGAAATCAAAGCTGACACTAGAGTATACACTCCAGCATGCGAAGATGACAGATGTAGGATCCTATTACGTATTTTCTCCCAATGGTTTTGCTTCTTTGCCCAGAAACTTTACACTGGCGCAGCCTGGAACAGAACCTTCCAAAATCAATGATCACAGCATCTATCTCAATTATCAGCAACAATTGGCTCAAAACTGGAAGCTGACTATTCAAGGGGCTTATTTTTATTACGATCAAACAGGGGGCAATAGCTGGCCTACAGCCGTAGGACCCGGAGACTATGATTTGGATTATGATGGCGTAATTGATGGAACACTCAGCCCGAACCAAATAATCAGAGGCTATGGTATTTGGGATGCACGCAGCAATATGAAATTAGGACAGGCTTTTGTAAACGGTGAAGTGCAAACTGGCGCCATTCGTCACAGACTGTTGTTAGGGATTGATGCTGGGAAAAAGGATTATGAAGCCGATTGGAGTCAGTCCTTCCCTCTCGACACTCCTGATAAGCCATTTGATGTAAATAATCCCGATTATGGAGCTCCTGCCAACGGATATCCGCAATTCGATCGTTCGCTTCCTTTATCTCAGCGCGCCAAAGCCGGTGGCGGCACTATGGGGCAGGAGTATGTTAGCGGATATGCACAAGATGAGTTAGGCTTTTTTCAAAATAAACTGCGTGTAACGCTGGCCGGTCGTTTTGGCTATTTAAAACAATATCAGTGGGGTGGAGCACCTTATCAGAAAGCACATTTTACTCCACGTGCAGGTATCAGCTACTCTCTGCCCGGAAATGCATATGTGTACACTTTGTTCGACCAAGCATTTACCCCGCAATCCGGAATATTGCGCAGCGGCGAAACAGCCAAACCCATTACGGGTAATAATATAGAGCTGGGCATTAAAAAAGACTGGTTTGGCGGAAAATGGAATACCACACTTGCTGCCTATCGTATCCTAAAGAAAAACGAGCTTACGGCAGATCCCTCCAATGCCGCTAACGAAAACTATAGTATTGTAATTGGCGAGAAAGAGGCGAAAGGATTTGAGTTCGACTTAAGAGGAGAAATTCTTCCCGGATTTACTGCTATCGCTAACTATGCTTATACAATCAGTGAAGTGACCAAAGTGGCCGAAGGAGTTACCACGCTTAAAAAGGGTGAATATGTTCCCAGTTTTGCAAAAAATACGGTAAACACTTGGCTCACCTACACTCTTCAAAGAGGACCGCTTAAAGGCTTCGGCATCAATGGAGGATTTACTTATCTAGCTGGACGTGTAGGATGGGGCTATAGCATGGATCATCCCGAACGCAATATGGGCGATTATTTTAAACTGGATGGTGGACTATTCTGGAGTTGTAAAAAAGTATCCGTAACCGCCAATGTGTTTAATATTCTGGATAAATATCTGTACAGCGGCTCTTATTATACCCAGTACTGGAATTATCCCGATTATAATGTAGCAGCTTATTCTTGGCAGGTGGACCCTCCCAGAAACTTTAGAGTATCCGTAACGTATAGATTTTAA
- the msrB gene encoding Peptide methionine sulfoxide reductase MsrB, with protein MDKSKNPVYSRTDTTPVKLSNEEWQKILSPEVYYIARQKGTERPWTSKFENFKEVGTYYCAACGNPLFKSDTKFDSGCGWPSFYEPISKNSVIYLEDRSHGMIRTEVQCGRCQAHLGHVFDDGPPPTGLRYCINGVILDFEKAQDIEKEYKQQQKKS; from the coding sequence ATGGATAAATCAAAAAATCCGGTTTACTCCCGTACCGATACTACCCCGGTAAAACTGAGTAATGAAGAATGGCAGAAGATTCTATCACCGGAGGTGTATTATATAGCTCGACAAAAAGGTACGGAACGTCCTTGGACCAGCAAATTTGAGAATTTTAAAGAGGTAGGTACTTATTATTGTGCCGCCTGCGGCAATCCCTTATTTAAAAGCGATACTAAATTTGATAGCGGCTGTGGCTGGCCTAGCTTTTATGAGCCGATTAGCAAAAACAGTGTAATCTATCTGGAAGACCGCTCGCATGGTATGATTCGTACCGAAGTACAATGCGGTCGCTGCCAAGCGCATTTAGGACATGTATTTGACGACGGTCCGCCCCCAACCGGATTGCGCTATTGTATCAATGGCGTTATTCTCGACTTTGAAAAAGCGCAGGATATCGAAAAAGAATACAAACAACAACAGAAAAAGTCTTAA
- the adk gene encoding Adenylate kinase: MFNLVLFGPPGSGKGTQAQKLIEKYKLVHLSTGDLLRNEIANQTPLGLEAKKIMDSGQLVPDEVVIGIINNCLEKNTGATGFLFDGFPRTLKQAEALDKLLVEKATGINLVLALEVNENELVRRLLERGKTSGRSDDTSEEVIRKRFQVYSNDTAPVAAYYKEQGKFKPIFGEGSIDEIFDALCKEIDSATAKQ; this comes from the coding sequence ATGTTTAATTTAGTTCTATTTGGACCGCCCGGTAGTGGTAAGGGCACTCAGGCACAAAAATTAATTGAAAAATATAAGCTGGTACATCTTTCCACCGGCGATCTGTTAAGAAACGAAATTGCTAATCAGACGCCGCTGGGACTTGAAGCCAAAAAAATAATGGACAGTGGTCAGCTGGTACCTGACGAGGTCGTAATAGGCATTATTAATAATTGCCTAGAGAAAAATACAGGAGCCACCGGCTTTTTATTTGACGGATTCCCTCGTACACTTAAACAGGCAGAAGCTTTGGATAAGCTATTGGTGGAAAAGGCTACCGGAATTAATCTGGTGTTAGCATTGGAGGTAAACGAAAACGAGTTGGTAAGAAGATTGCTCGAAAGAGGAAAAACCTCTGGAAGGTCCGATGATACCAGTGAAGAAGTAATCAGAAAGCGATTCCAAGTATATAGCAACGATACCGCTCCAGTAGCGGCTTATTATAAAGAGCAAGGTAAATTTAAGCCAATCTTTGGTGAAGGTTCGATAGACGAAATTTTTGATGCACTGTGTAAGGAAATAGATTCCGCAACAGCTAAGCAATAA